A region from the Streptomyces sp. 3214.6 genome encodes:
- a CDS encoding IS110 family transposase, with protein sequence MTSVFCGIDWATDHHDIALLDESGTLLAKLRIDDNPTGLAQLLDLLARHGDNPDNPIPVAIETSHGLLVACLRATGRPVYVINPLTAARYRDRYALSRKKSDHLDAKVLAHILRTDPAEHRPLPADSHLAQAITVLARAQQDAVWNRVETGNRLRSHLREYFPAFLTVFRHFREGLASPVSRTLLATAPTPTQAAQLTRPQLRAILKKAGRQREITAEVERLHGLLREPQMHQPPLVEQAMGTKALALLRQFEAACTSADELEAAVVDAFTAHDDAEIITSFPGLGHLTGARVLAELGDDHTRFATARALKAYAGSAPITRSSGRKTTVLARHIKNQRLASAGYNWAFAALTASPGARAHYDRRRATEERHVAAQRNLFNRMLGCLHHCLTRRIPYDEQTAFPDTA encoded by the coding sequence ATGACCAGCGTGTTCTGCGGTATCGACTGGGCCACCGACCACCACGACATCGCCCTGCTCGACGAGAGCGGCACCCTCCTCGCCAAGCTCCGCATCGACGACAACCCCACGGGCCTCGCCCAGCTCCTCGACCTCCTGGCCCGCCACGGAGACAACCCCGACAACCCGATCCCCGTCGCCATCGAGACCTCCCACGGGCTCCTGGTCGCCTGCCTGCGCGCCACCGGCCGACCGGTCTACGTCATCAACCCGCTCACCGCCGCCCGCTACCGCGACCGCTACGCACTCAGCCGCAAGAAGTCCGACCACCTCGACGCCAAAGTCCTCGCCCACATCCTGCGCACCGACCCCGCCGAACACCGCCCCCTGCCCGCCGACAGCCACCTCGCCCAAGCCATCACCGTCCTGGCCCGAGCCCAGCAGGACGCCGTCTGGAACCGCGTCGAGACCGGCAACCGACTGCGCTCCCACCTGCGCGAATACTTCCCCGCCTTCCTCACCGTCTTCAGACACTTCCGCGAAGGCCTCGCCTCACCCGTCAGCCGCACCCTGCTCGCCACGGCACCCACGCCCACGCAGGCCGCCCAGCTCACCCGCCCCCAACTGCGGGCAATCCTCAAAAAGGCCGGCCGCCAACGCGAGATCACCGCCGAGGTCGAGCGCCTCCACGGCTTACTGCGCGAACCACAGATGCATCAACCGCCCCTGGTGGAGCAGGCGATGGGCACCAAAGCCCTCGCCCTGCTACGGCAGTTCGAGGCGGCCTGCACCAGCGCCGACGAGCTGGAAGCCGCGGTCGTCGACGCCTTCACCGCCCACGACGACGCCGAAATCATCACCAGCTTCCCCGGCCTCGGCCACCTCACCGGCGCCCGCGTCCTGGCCGAACTCGGCGACGACCACACCCGCTTCGCCACCGCCCGCGCACTCAAGGCCTACGCCGGATCCGCCCCCATCACCAGATCCTCCGGACGCAAGACCACCGTCCTGGCCAGGCACATCAAGAACCAGCGCCTCGCCTCAGCCGGCTACAACTGGGCCTTCGCCGCCCTCACAGCATCCCCCGGAGCACGAGCCCACTACGACCGCCGCCGAGCAACCGAAGAACGACACGTCGCAGCACAACGCAACCTGTTCAACCGCATGCTCGGCTGCCTGCACCACTGCCTCACCCGCCGCATCCCCTACGACGAGCAGACCGCCTTCCCCGACACCGCTTGA